ACACCGTTGCTTGCCAGGTGGGAAGAAGAGCCATTCAACTGGTAACCATTGGTACTTTTCTCAGGAGAAATAATGTGTGACAATGGTACACCGATTTTTGATTTCCACGGTATCTCATCATCTTCAGAAACAAACTGATCGGCATGATTGAAGTAATTCGATGACTGAGGTTCATCATCTAAATAATTGAAATGTTTAGATCCTTCACATATTCTTGACAAATTACTGTTGAATCTGTCCCGAGTAGATCTAAAATCACTGTCCATATTTTCACAGTTCCAATAAGCAAAGCTTTTACTTGATCTCCCCTGCAATTCCAGGCCAGTCCTTGCATGACTTTGACTGCTAGGTGTATCAGGTAACAAGAATGGACGAGATAAATGAAGATGATTATTTTTGATGGAGGACATATCCATGACGTCACTTTCCCACGCTGCATGGATATCAGGGAAGTTCATCTGAGCAACTGCATTAGTTTCAAGGCCGTCAACATATCCTGCTGCAGTCCCCAACTGCTTTCTTGTACTGCACCTTTTCAAGATAATGGGGGTACTACAACCTTCATGGTAGAATCCATCACTGAAGTGTGTCATCTCAGGGCAAGAAATATCACCCATTGTCTCTGTGACATCATTGAGTAGGCAATCATCATCGAATCTATCAAATTCAGTATATAATCCATCACAGCCAGACATGTTTGCATTTATATTAGTTTCATTATGCATAAAATCACAGGTAATTCTGTTGGGTCTATTGACAACCCCAAAGCAAGGTTCTTGGAGATCAATTTCTGGACCCATCATCTCAGACTCTTGGTTATCAGCTGAAAGGCCTTCAGTTTGCACATCTTCAAAATTTCCAACTTCACAGGAATATGCATGCCAATGGAATATACCTTCCATCCGTCGCTTTTTCGAAACAGTTGGGTTAGCACCTGAAAGACCAAAGTCTTCTAGCTCGGAGGAACCATCCTCCAACCACTGATAACTGACCCTTTCAGGAAAATGTGTAAGATCGTTCCTAGCAACATTGTCAGAGTGTTCAGATGCATCGCTGATTCGATCTGGATAACAGACATGCCATGGGGATGGCTTCATATCAAAAGAAAAGTACTCCAGGTCTTCAGGAGCTGTTGCTGCACCTGTACCAAAATTGCTTTCTCTGACTGAACTCTTGCGTGGAGTATGACGCTGTAAATCAGCATCATCTTCCTTGTTCTGTACATTCTGATGCTTTAGGAAGGCCCTATTCGACTTCACTGCAGCCACAACACCACAACACGTGAAGAAAGGTCACAACAAAGAAAAACAAATGAGAATAAAAGAAGTAAAATATGTTCACCAAAAGTCACTAACCATCACTTTTCAGAGGAACACAGGTATCATCAATAGCTTTGCCTGCCAGTAGGAAAGGGTAACAGTTACAAATCCATTCATACCAAGAACTTCTCCAAAATTATTCAGTTTTAAGACATTACAAGGTAAATGAAGAtcttagcctctaaccttttgatGATTGTGGTACATGCTTCTTCCAGTAGTTTGTGATTGTTTGTTCAAAGAAAAACAAGATACTTTGCCAATCCTAAACAGTAAGAAAAGAAGGAAATATTAAAATTAAGCTATGAGAGAGTAAATTCAGCTGAAAATGGAAAACATAAAGACATCAACGTCTTATTTCTTACACTAGATAACACCCCCGCAAGTTGCTGCGGAAATTAATAGCAATGGAATTATCAAAATAAAATTAGAATATATGAGAATAATATTGCACCACATTCTCACCATATGACAGGTGGCAAACCTAGAGGTAAATAGAGGGTGGATGCATGTTATATTGCCTTGTGACATTCAAGTTCAATTATTTGTTgctgaaaaaataaaaaataaaaaatgatgatGTGGAGGGCTTGCATGTGGTGGAAAGTGGAAGGATTACATGCGCTTGATGATGTGGATGGCTTGCATGTGAATTTAAATAGGATCACTTACTTAGATATATAGGATGCCAGAGACACGAAGTGTGCTTGTCCAATTTTGAATAAAAACGTGTGTGTCATATCCATACAAGCAAGCTAGTAAAAATCAAGCTTTCCTAGAAAAAAACGGGAAAAGCAGAACTCAAAAGCACACATATACGTTGAATCACCTTGAATTCCACAATAGTCTTTGAAGGCTCAAAATGTAGATCATAGCTAGATCTAGGGCAGAAGAAGTTCAGCAAAAATGCAGGGTAGACATCAGTCTTCTGCCTCTTTCGGCTCTGAATATCGGTTTCTTCAATCGTCCTTGTAATAGAAGACTGGAAACTAGCTGCCAGACTATTCAGAATATTATGGATTGGGCTTCTACTGACGAATCTTGAGTTGATATCTTTGAGAAGTAAAGGATGATGTCTCCAactcaagtatttgaaaaatggtaAAGGGAAGTAGATAACGAATAATTGCCGAATAGGGCTGTAGGATACACAAGTACTGGAAATCCTGAAATGGAAAAAAGTGCACTTTGCTAAAGAAAATTTGTCAAAACTTCAGTTCGAACAGCTCAGAATACACAGAAATGACATTACCTTATTACAGAACACATTTGTTGGTCCAGAGATGTGCCCTGAAAGAGCCCAGCTTTGATGTGAGGTAGATATTTCATGAAGACAACTGGAGACATCATTTCCAAAACTGTCTGCTATAAGAGGCAAAGGGGATGATGAAGGAACTGTGTATAGCAACTGATCTTCGCTGCATTTGTAGAAAAGACATGAAAATTGTAAATATGTAGGTAAGACTAAAATGCCTAGCATAGCACAGTAGAATACCTCTACCTGTCAGTGTCAAGAAGTCTGACTGAAAGCTGTGGATGAATAAGTGCAATTCGCAGGACACACTTCTTCACATTGTGTAGTTCTCTTTTATGACTACAAAATATTATATTTAGAAAACATTAATCAAATTATTTATCATACAAAACTGTGAAATCGGAGAAACATGTCCATGTGAACAATAAATAAAGGTCAAATATACCCAGATTGCATTTGTTTTCTCCGCACAGGCTGGTTATAAAAAAGCTCCCGAGCAACAACTACAAAGATGAAACTTCTCTGATAAGTTCGCCAAGAACATAACAAAAATATAGCACACATGACTAGAGAAAATGCCAGCATCTCATTCTTCACATGCACTGTATTATAGTGTGCCTTCCTTGGTGAACATGTGTAGCATGCATAACAGCCAGTCAGCCACTCTACTTTTATTCAAGAAAAATATCAAACAAGTACCTGTTGTACCAACAGCTTCCCTCTGGTCATCTATTCCTAAATGTGAGCATTTGGATCCCTGTACAGTTGCCACAGGACAAGACATTCAGATACATTATATACATGAATAGGTCAAGAGTATGCACAACACTAAATGGGTATAGTGTGTAAGCGGTGCCTTTATTATCTTGCAGTACGAATTTGGTCTCCCACGAGCCTTCGTCCTGACTTCAACCACAGAGATATCAGAAAGTGATGCGAGCGCTTCACCATTTAATCCAAAACTTCTAGAACTAGATTCCGCATCACCCATGACATCATGAAACTTGGATGTTGCTGTGATGGCAGAAGGAGGTTATACATCATTAGTGCACTGAAAACCACTGAATAGCATTGAGTAGTTCTTTCTTCGGAGCCTGTACTTAACAAATGACAAACAAGATAATTAATTGAATCTGAAAGAAGGGGTTCCTTAGTTCCGTCAAAGAAAGNNNNNNNNNNNNNNNNNNNNNNNNNNNNNNNNNNNNNNNNNNNNNNNNNNNNNNNNNNNNNNNNNNNNNNNNNNNNNNNNNNNNNNNNNNNNNNNNNNNNNNNNNNNNNNNNNNNNNNNNNNNNNNNNNNNNNNNNNNNNNNNNNNNNNNNNNNNNNNNNNNNNNNNNNNNNNNNNNNNNNNNNNNNNNNNNNNNNNNNNNNNNNNNNNNNNNNNNNNNNNNNNNNNNNNNNNNNNNNNNNNNNNNNNNNNNNNNNNNNNNNNNNNNNNNNNNNNNNNNNNNNNNNNNNNNNNNNNNNNNNNAAAGAAGAAGGGGTTCTTAGTTCCGTCAAAGAATAAGGGGTTCCTAGTTCCGTCAAGGAAGAAGGGGTTCCTAGTTCTGTCAAAGAAGGAAGGGTTCCTAGTTCCATCAAAAAAGAAGGGGTTCCTAGTTCCGCCAATGAAAAAGGGTTTCCTAGTTTCCATCAAAGGAGAAGGGGTTCCTACTTACTAACAACCAAAAGAATACAGTCCAACGATAATGACAGGACATAAACTAAATTGAGTCGAACAGTGAGAGAAGAAAACAAGATAAAAAAATCCACCTGCTGGGAGATACTAATGCAACTAACATGTCACGACCAATGAGTGATGAAATAAATGTAAGTTATCTTGGAATCAGTATGCACCTACTGATGATTAAATAAATTTGCATGCCCTTCTAGTGAAAATAAAGCACCCTTGGTCATTTATCAGTCGTCAATTTATAGCCTTATGCAAGTAACAATCACAATTCAGGGTAGAATAAGCATATCCCCTTTGAATATGAATCATCAAGGTCAACTATCACAGAATGGATGTCAGTTCTATTATTACTTTTCGAAGCAAATCAGGCAGTCCTTTCTGTATGAGAACAATCTCATTCTGATGTCCATCAATTCAGATGAGCACCCAAAAGATACGACTCACTGTGTAAGGATCACTTGCAACGATGCAATTTAAGATAAAGCAAATAGTACTGCTGAGTGTAGGAAAAGGCAAGCTTATAAATACGAACAAAACAAAAATTCTAACTTACCATATTT
Above is a window of Triticum dicoccoides isolate Atlit2015 ecotype Zavitan chromosome 5B, WEW_v2.0, whole genome shotgun sequence DNA encoding:
- the LOC119311519 gene encoding DNA mismatch repair protein MLH3-like, giving the protein MQSIKRLPKSVHSSLRSSIILSDLPRVVEELVYNSIDANARKIDVSVNVRACYVKVEDDGCGIARDELVLLGEKYATSKFHDVMGDAESSSRSFGLNGEALASLSDISVVEVRTKARGRPNSYCKIIKGSKCSHLGIDDQREAVGTTVVARELFYNQPVRRKQMQSGHKRELHNVKKCVLRIALIHPQLSVRLLDTDSEDQLLYTVPSSSPLPLIADSFGNDVSSCLHEISTSHQSWALSGHISGPTNVFCNKDFQYLYINSRFVSRSPIHNILNSLAASFQSSITRTIEETDIQSRKRQKTDVYPAFLLNFFCPRSSYDLHFEPSKTIVEFKDWQSILFFFEQTITNYWKKHVPQSSKGKAIDDTCVPLKSDVKSNRAFLKHQNVQNKEDDADLQRHTPRKSSVRESNFGTGAATAPEDLEYFSFDMKPSPWHVCYPDRISDASEHSDNVARNDLTHFPERVSYQWLEDGSSELEDFGLSGANPTVSKKRRMEGIFHWHAYSCEVGNFEDVQTEGLSADNQESEMMGPEIDLQEPCFGVVNRPNRITCDFMHNETNINANMSGCDGLYTEFDRFDDDCLLNDVTETMGDISCPEMTHFSDGFYHEGCSTPIILKRCSTRKQLGTAAGYVDGLETNAVAQMNFPDIHAAWESDVMDMSSIKNNHLHLSRPFLLPDTPSSQSHARTGLELQGRSSKSFAYWNCENMDSDFRSTRDRFNSNLSRICEGSKHFNYLDDEPQSSNYFNHADQFVSEDDEIPWKSKIGVPLSHIISPEKSTNGYQLNGSSSHLASNGVLIKDLRNQDNFGCDRRSRFSKGRSRSCSAPPFYKGKRKFPGLNQPRTKLTADGDKDIPIKDSEETAPAPENISHMSATQPIPETCSSEFADLNVSLKGNVKMHEETCSDGPENFTAQITKWRDDSDQHTALESPHIPTACYDDILNISSGPLHLFSSSLVPECIDKNCFEEARVLLQLDKKFIPVISGEMLLLVDQHAADERIRLEELRSKVLSDEDRGITYLDSEKEMALPEAGFQLFQKYAEQIQKWGWIINNSSTSSHSFKKNMNILRKQGRVVTLAAVPCILGVDLTGKDLTDFIQQLDESDGSSSIPAAVLRILNYKACRGAIMFGDPLLPSECSLIIEELKATSLCFQCAHGRPTTVPIVNVASLRRQLARLGAPSKAEEPWHGLSQHESSLERARTRLRQLGRLRRGTL